In Hippoglossus stenolepis isolate QCI-W04-F060 chromosome 5, HSTE1.2, whole genome shotgun sequence, one genomic interval encodes:
- the hyal6 gene encoding hyaluronoglucosaminidase 6 → MKNRGPWHRWGSHLLAMALWVGIGVKLQVGGDQMKPARAPLIPHRPFVVVWNAPTESCRLRFKVDLDLSVFDIVANLNETLSGPNVTIFYHSHLGYYPYYSNSGFPINGGLPQNQSISKHLSKARTDIDKLIPHKDFRGLGVIDWENWRPQWVRNWGSKDIYRNKSKDQIRKLHPNWPESKVEKEAKESFERAGQDFMNLTLALAEGRRPNGLWGFYLFPDCYNYGYKQHPQQYTGECPNVEHVRNDHLMWLWKESSALYPSIYLDYELKSSPNTVKFVHYRVKEAMRIASIARTDFTLPVFVYSRPFYAYTFVVLSESDLLHTIGESAALGASGVVLWGSSEYSRSQRNCLTVKKYIDGPLGHYVINVTSAAKLCSKALCKKNGRCVRKSLDSNAYLHLNPRFFHIHRRPTPRGPHFHVSGHLNNYDILDMKNKFTCQCYQGWTGVHCEMPQTPPPLPPPQPAIPLPHPHENSLLGDILLLLSLHFSCLCIIIFLGLCLIIKCLNL, encoded by the exons ATGAAGAATCGGGGGCCATGGCACAGATGGGGCTCCCATCTCCTTGCGATGGCCTTATGGGTTGGCATTGGAGTAAAGCTCCAAGTTGGGGGTGACCAGATGAAGCCGGCCCGTGCACCTCTGATCCCCCATCGGCCTTTTGTTGTCGTGTGGAATGCACCTACGGAGTCCTGCCGCCTTCGATTCAAAGTAGACCTGGACCTCAGTGTTTTTGATATCGTAGCAAACCTCAACGAAACCCTCAGTGGACCAAATGTCACCATATTCTACCACAGCCACCTGGGATACTACCCATACTACTCCAACTCTGGGTTCCCCATTAATGGTGGTTTGCCACAGAACCAGAGCATCTCCAAACACCTGAGTAAGGCCCGGACTGACATTGACAAGCTTATCCCGCACAAGGATTTTCGAGGCTTGGGTGTCATTGACTGGGAGAACTGGAGGCCACAGTGGGTCAGAAACTGGGGCTCCAAGGACATATACCGCAATAAGTCCAAGGATCAAATCCGGAAACTTCACCCAAACTGGCCAGAGAGCAAAGTAGAGAAGGAAGCAAAGGAAAGTTTCGAAAGAGCTGGGCAAGACTTTATGAACCTGACCTTAGCTCTGGCTGAGGGCCGCAGGCCGAATGGGCTGTGGGGGTTTTACCTGTTCCCAGACTGCTACAACTATGGGTACAAGCAGCATCCACAACAGTACACTGGCGAATGTCCAAATGTCGAGCACGTTCGCAATGACCATCTGATGTGGCTGTGGAAGGAGAGCTCAGCCCTCTACCCTTCCATCTACCTTGACTATGAGCTCAAGTCCTCCCCCAACACTGTCAAGTTTGTCCATTATCGAGTCAAGGAAGCCATGAGGATTGCGTCTATTGCCCGTACAGACTTCACATTGCCTGTGTTTGTCTACTCCAGACCTTTCTATGCCTACACCTTTGTGGTTCTTTCTGAG AGTGACCTGCTTCATACCATCGGGGAGAGCGCCGCTTTGGGAGCATCAGGCGTCGTCCTCTGGGGATCATCAGAATACTCTCGATCACAG AGGAACTGTCTGACAGTGAAGAAGTATATCGACGGCCCACTGGGACATTATGTTATCAATGTCACATCAGCTGCTAAGTTGTGCAGCAAAGCATTGTGCAAGAAGAATGGCAGGTGCGTCCGCAAGAGCCTCGACTCAAACGCTTACCTGCACCTGAATCCACGCTTCTTCCACATTCACCGCAGGCCgacacccaggggcccccaTTTCCACGTCAGCGGTCACCTCAACAACTATGACATCCTGGACATGAAGAACAAGTTCACCTGCCAGTGCTACCAGGGCTGGACGGGGGTTCATTGCGAGATGCCCCAGACCCCGCCTCCACTACCCCCGCCTCAGCCTGCCATCCCTCTGCCGCACCCCCACGAGAACAGCCTGCTGGGGGATATCTTGCTCCTCCTATCCCTCCATTTCTCTTGTCTGTGCATCATTATCTTCCTGGGTCTCTGTCTGATTATTAAGTGTCTCAATCTGTAG